Proteins from a genomic interval of Mycoplasmopsis columboralis:
- a CDS encoding ribose-phosphate pyrophosphokinase, whose translation MEKKNIILFGMDNSIELAQKISDIVQIPLTKIHKTTYADGENMLVSDQTVRGRDVFIIANTARPVNDNIMQLLLFIDSLKRASANTITVCLSYYGYARQDRKASGRQPIGAKLVANLLQVAGATKLICVDLHNPSIQGFFDVPLDDLRAQYTIAQSLKEYDQDFTVVSPDHGGTVRARRLAEILSDTAKICVIDKRRTDVNQTEVMGLIGDISNQNAIIIDDIIDTGGTIIKAAETLKKNGAKDIILAATHGLFTKGFDMFENNDAVKAVIVTDSIDNRELASKYSKLKIVSLGEFLGKVIQAQYSGSSVSEVYSLMKADLRAK comes from the coding sequence ATGGAAAAGAAAAATATTATTTTATTTGGAATGGACAATTCAATTGAATTAGCTCAAAAAATTTCAGACATAGTTCAAATACCACTTACTAAAATTCACAAAACCACATACGCTGATGGCGAAAATATGCTTGTATCTGATCAAACAGTTCGTGGTAGAGATGTTTTTATCATCGCTAACACTGCAAGACCAGTTAATGACAATATTATGCAATTGCTTCTTTTTATTGACTCCCTTAAAAGAGCAAGTGCTAACACCATTACTGTGTGCTTAAGCTATTATGGTTATGCTCGTCAAGACCGTAAGGCCAGCGGTAGACAACCAATTGGTGCCAAGTTAGTAGCTAACTTACTACAAGTAGCTGGAGCAACTAAATTAATTTGTGTTGACTTGCACAACCCATCAATTCAAGGTTTTTTTGATGTGCCACTTGATGATTTACGCGCTCAATACACAATTGCTCAATCACTTAAAGAATATGATCAAGACTTTACTGTTGTTTCCCCAGATCACGGGGGAACAGTAAGAGCTAGAAGATTAGCTGAAATTTTATCTGACACAGCTAAAATTTGTGTTATTGATAAAAGAAGAACCGATGTAAACCAAACTGAAGTTATGGGTCTTATTGGTGATATTTCAAATCAAAACGCCATTATCATTGACGATATTATTGATACTGGAGGCACAATCATTAAAGCTGCTGAAACATTGAAGAAAAACGGTGCTAAAGATATCATTTTAGCGGCAACCCATGGTTTATTTACTAAAGGTTTTGATATGTTTGAAAACAATGATGCTGTTAAAGCTGTCATTGTTACTGATAGTATTGACAATCGAGAGCTTGCTTCTAAATACTCAAAACTCAAGATTGTATCATTAGGAGAATTTTTAGGTAAAGTAATTCAAGCACAATATAGCGGAAGTAGTGTT
- the tpiA gene encoding triose-phosphate isomerase, with the protein MKKLVIIGNWKMNKTFTDTQTFLNELDVQLQLKEDKLVDNVTYGIASPYTNLAAFRDYKNTNLHLAAQDVSVHEKGAYTGEISADMLKDLNVKYVVLGHSERRSYHNESSELVNQKAKVVLEKGMTPVICVGETLEEYEQGITKEVIKKQVEESLKDLNLSKIVLAYEPIWAIGTGKVATPEIAQDVCEYIRSLTSDKLVIQYGGSVSPTNIESLASQKDIDGFLVGGASLEASNFVKLLTLGK; encoded by the coding sequence ATGAAAAAACTTGTAATTATTGGTAACTGAAAGATGAACAAAACTTTCACTGATACCCAAACTTTTTTAAATGAACTTGATGTTCAATTGCAATTAAAAGAAGACAAATTAGTTGATAATGTAACTTATGGAATAGCTTCACCTTACACAAATTTAGCTGCTTTTAGAGATTACAAAAACACTAATTTACATCTAGCTGCTCAAGATGTTTCAGTGCACGAAAAAGGAGCATACACCGGTGAAATTTCAGCAGACATGCTTAAAGATTTAAATGTCAAATATGTTGTTTTAGGACACTCAGAAAGAAGAAGCTACCACAATGAATCAAGCGAACTTGTAAACCAAAAAGCAAAAGTTGTTTTAGAAAAAGGAATGACACCTGTTATTTGCGTTGGTGAAACACTTGAAGAATACGAACAAGGAATTACCAAAGAAGTAATTAAAAAACAAGTAGAAGAATCTTTAAAAGATTTAAACCTAAGCAAAATTGTTTTAGCTTATGAACCAATTTGAGCAATCGGGACAGGAAAAGTTGCAACTCCTGAAATTGCACAAGATGTTTGTGAATACATCCGTTCATTGACTTCTGATAAACTTGTTATTCAATATGGTGGAAGTGTCTCACCAACTAACATCGAATCTCTTGCGTCACAAAAAGACATTGATGGTTTCTTAGTTGGTGGAGCATCTCTTGAAGCTTCAAACTTCGTTAAATTATTAACTCTCGGTAAGTAA
- the dnaJ gene encoding molecular chaperone DnaJ, whose product MANKRDYYEVLGVSKNATEQEIKSAYRKLAMKYHPDKSKEPDADKKMQEINQAYEVLSDSKKRQNYDQFGHDAENANFAGGSGGFQGFGGFGDFSDIFGDIFGFGKSSRRNTNAPQKGQDKEMIYEISFIDSFNGITDSRKFPKYDLCLFCNGTGANKAKGSKTCSTCNGQGSQRRRVNTIFGAQMISEECHTCNGTGQIYVEKCEHCKGAKYIKTEKDIKINIPAGVTDGSILKCTGYGHPGINGGRSGDLFLHIKIKPHKYFERLGDDIILDFPVSFADILQEKVVEVPTPNSVQKIKLKKSYLESKTIKISGEGFRRNGKTGDMKLNLKIIIPDYSSKERKELIKVLEQIEDTTNKDFVTRVKK is encoded by the coding sequence ATGGCAAACAAGAGAGATTATTATGAAGTTTTAGGTGTTTCAAAAAATGCCACTGAACAAGAAATTAAGAGTGCATATCGTAAACTTGCAATGAAATATCACCCTGATAAATCTAAAGAACCAGATGCTGATAAAAAAATGCAAGAAATAAATCAAGCATACGAAGTTTTATCTGACTCTAAAAAAAGACAAAATTATGACCAATTTGGACACGATGCAGAAAACGCTAACTTTGCAGGAGGTTCTGGAGGATTTCAAGGTTTTGGCGGTTTTGGAGATTTTAGCGATATTTTCGGGGATATTTTTGGTTTTGGAAAATCTTCAAGAAGAAACACAAACGCTCCTCAAAAAGGTCAAGATAAAGAAATGATTTATGAAATTTCTTTTATTGATTCCTTTAACGGAATTACTGATAGTCGTAAATTTCCAAAATACGATCTTTGTTTATTCTGTAATGGGACTGGCGCTAATAAAGCTAAAGGATCTAAGACTTGTTCAACATGTAATGGACAAGGTTCACAAAGAAGAAGAGTCAACACAATTTTCGGAGCTCAAATGATTTCTGAAGAGTGTCACACTTGTAATGGAACTGGCCAAATTTATGTTGAAAAATGTGAACATTGTAAAGGTGCAAAATACATAAAAACCGAAAAAGATATCAAAATTAACATTCCTGCTGGAGTAACTGACGGATCAATATTAAAATGCACCGGATATGGACATCCAGGTATTAACGGAGGTCGTTCTGGAGATTTATTTTTACACATCAAAATTAAACCTCATAAGTATTTTGAAAGATTGGGAGATGATATTATTTTAGATTTTCCTGTATCTTTTGCAGATATTTTACAAGAGAAAGTTGTGGAAGTGCCTACTCCAAATTCAGTTCAAAAAATTAAACTTAAAAAATCTTATTTAGAATCTAAGACAATTAAAATTTCTGGAGAAGGATTCAGAAGAAACGGTAAAACCGGAGATATGAAGTTGAATTTGAAAATCATCATTCCAGATTATTCTTCAAAAGAAAGAAAAGAACTTATTAAAGTTCTTGAACAAATCGAAGACACAACTAATAAAGATTTCGTGACAAGAGTTAAAAAATAA
- a CDS encoding lipoate--protein ligase — MKLFVSKKYSPYYNLSLEELIMQDPEQQGDIVYLYQHDNAVIIGKNQNAHEEIKRDYIIENKIELARRSSGGGAVYHDLGNICFSFITDYDKKGGYERFLSPIIGYLNSLGLNAEFKGRNDLLCNGAKISGNAQFIKGNRIVSHGTLLFDVDLTKLANALNPSKLKMESKGIQSARQRVTNIAKELNYSMNVEEFIQGLVDYFVKNFDAKYEELPVQKYDKQLRELMAIRSSEEWIYGRNPQFSAENAKKFQNGILKVKLNVVENKVLDIFFEGDFLSKKDLSDVMHLFNGIEFKREAFDKILDQIDLNMYFGGILKEEILELIFG; from the coding sequence ATGAAATTATTTGTTAGCAAAAAATACTCACCATATTACAATTTATCTCTTGAGGAATTAATTATGCAAGACCCTGAACAACAAGGTGATATTGTATATTTATATCAACATGACAATGCTGTAATTATTGGAAAAAACCAAAATGCGCATGAAGAAATTAAAAGAGATTACATTATTGAAAACAAAATTGAATTAGCACGTAGATCAAGCGGTGGAGGGGCTGTTTATCACGATCTAGGTAATATTTGTTTTTCATTTATAACTGATTATGACAAAAAAGGTGGATACGAAAGATTTTTATCACCAATTATTGGATATTTAAATTCATTAGGATTAAATGCAGAATTTAAAGGACGTAATGATTTATTGTGTAATGGAGCTAAAATTAGTGGAAATGCACAATTTATCAAAGGAAACAGAATTGTTTCACATGGCACATTACTTTTTGATGTAGATTTAACAAAATTAGCAAATGCTTTAAATCCTTCGAAATTAAAAATGGAATCAAAAGGAATTCAATCAGCACGTCAAAGAGTCACAAATATTGCAAAAGAATTAAATTATTCTATGAATGTTGAAGAATTTATTCAAGGATTAGTTGATTATTTTGTAAAAAACTTTGATGCTAAATATGAAGAATTACCTGTTCAAAAATATGACAAACAACTTCGTGAATTAATGGCAATTCGTTCATCTGAAGAATGAATTTATGGTCGTAATCCACAATTCAGCGCTGAAAATGCTAAAAAATTCCAAAATGGGATTTTGAAAGTTAAATTAAATGTTGTGGAAAATAAAGTATTAGACATTTTCTTTGAAGGAGACTTTTTGAGTAAAAAAGATCTTAGTGATGTAATGCATTTATTTAATGGCATTGAATTTAAACGAGAAGCTTTTGACAAAATTCTTGATCAAATTGATTTAAATATGTATTTTGGTGGAATTTTAAAAGAAGAAATTCTTGAATTAATTTTTGGTTAA
- a CDS encoding alpha/beta hydrolase, with translation MAKINIDNFEINYLYEDGKDNKPLVLFFHGFGDSYQNFNPILRMQRNFRFCGLDFPGCGLSSAKNDLLLEDYYKVALKFINQVLSDEKQIYIVSHSLGASSALFVNSLPQIKASLLLSPFNEFLTFDKDNLTLPNWLIPSNTQECVESYENLFASSNERLNKVANFTCMRRNSSFEFHKRKFEKMVVNQITNEEYLNNTLAQMYANASNIYILSGDKDNYTTEIEMEQIKRKYFFDTEILSNVGHAIIFESPEAVLNKINQIIKEN, from the coding sequence ATGGCAAAAATCAATATAGACAATTTTGAAATCAATTATTTATACGAAGATGGAAAAGACAACAAACCTTTAGTGTTGTTTTTTCATGGTTTTGGAGATTCATATCAAAATTTCAATCCAATATTAAGAATGCAAAGAAACTTTCGTTTTTGTGGATTGGACTTCCCTGGATGCGGATTAAGTTCAGCAAAAAACGATTTACTATTAGAAGATTATTATAAAGTGGCACTTAAATTTATTAATCAAGTTTTAAGCGATGAAAAGCAAATATACATTGTCTCACACTCACTAGGGGCGTCTTCGGCTTTATTTGTTAATTCGCTTCCACAAATTAAAGCCTCTTTACTGTTATCGCCTTTTAATGAATTTTTAACTTTTGATAAGGACAATTTAACGCTTCCTAATTGATTAATTCCAAGTAACACTCAAGAATGTGTGGAGTCTTATGAGAATTTATTTGCTAGTTCTAATGAGCGTTTAAATAAAGTTGCTAATTTCACTTGCATGAGAAGAAATTCAAGTTTTGAATTCCATAAAAGAAAATTTGAAAAAATGGTTGTTAACCAGATTACCAATGAAGAATATTTAAATAATACGTTAGCTCAAATGTATGCTAATGCATCTAATATCTACATTTTAAGTGGTGATAAAGATAATTACACTACTGAAATTGAAATGGAGCAAATCAAAAGAAAATACTTTTTTGATACTGAGATTCTCTCAAATGTAGGACACGCAATCATTTTTGAATCTCCTGAAGCAGTGCTGAATAAAATTAATCAAATAATTAAAGAAAACTAA
- the tsaD gene encoding tRNA (adenosine(37)-N6)-threonylcarbamoyltransferase complex transferase subunit TsaD, translated as MTILGIETSHDDTSIAVLRDGEVLDMWTISQIDIFKQFGGTIPELASREHVKNIALIEQLLIQKYKNVHFDYVAYTKEPGLIGTLQIGYLFAFAISKVLNVPLIAVNHLHGHFLSATLTHKIVYPALCLLVSGGHTQLILAQSASDIEIIGETLDDAVGEAFDKVSTRLNLGFPGGPIIDKVSRDYTGEFIKFTTPKTEGELDFSFSGLKTQVLNYVNTQKMQSKEIDPIQIASSFQRKSIEYLIEKTTLALSKHKVNTLVLGGGVSANSALREKFLKLYPNTIIPSLKYATDNGAMIAQAAYLQLKEKSKV; from the coding sequence ATGACAATTTTAGGAATTGAAACTTCGCATGATGACACTTCAATTGCAGTTTTAAGAGATGGTGAAGTTTTGGATATGTGGACTATTTCTCAAATTGATATTTTTAAACAATTTGGAGGAACCATTCCTGAACTAGCTTCGCGTGAACATGTCAAAAATATTGCTTTAATTGAACAATTACTAATTCAAAAGTATAAAAATGTTCATTTTGATTATGTTGCATACACCAAAGAACCAGGTTTAATTGGGACATTGCAAATTGGATATTTATTTGCCTTTGCTATTTCAAAAGTTCTAAATGTACCTTTAATTGCGGTTAATCATTTGCATGGTCATTTTTTATCAGCGACTTTAACTCATAAAATCGTTTATCCTGCATTATGTTTATTAGTTTCCGGTGGTCACACTCAACTGATTTTAGCTCAAAGCGCTAGCGATATTGAAATCATTGGAGAAACTTTAGATGATGCTGTTGGGGAAGCCTTTGATAAAGTTTCTACTCGTTTAAATTTAGGATTTCCAGGTGGTCCAATTATTGATAAAGTATCTAGAGATTACACCGGTGAATTCATTAAGTTCACAACTCCAAAAACCGAAGGAGAATTAGATTTTTCTTTTAGTGGTTTAAAAACACAAGTGTTAAATTATGTTAACACACAAAAAATGCAATCCAAAGAAATTGATCCTATTCAAATAGCATCAAGTTTTCAAAGAAAATCCATTGAATATTTAATTGAAAAAACTACTTTAGCTCTTTCAAAACATAAAGTTAACACTTTAGTTTTAGGAGGAGGGGTTTCAGCCAACTCTGCGTTGCGCGAGAAATTTTTAAAATTATATCCAAACACAATTATCCCCTCTTTAAAGTACGCTACTGACAATGGTGCAATGATTGCTCAAGCTGCTTATTTACAGTTAAAAGAAAAATCAAAGGTTTAA
- the tsaB gene encoding tRNA (adenosine(37)-N6)-threonylcarbamoyltransferase complex dimerization subunit type 1 TsaB, whose product MNVYLDTCADDLVLILFDDTFKVKDHLLISGVKKKVELLTIKFDELLQRNNLNVNNIDKFYLNKGPGFFTGVRIALVFARTIALWNNKLILTTNSFAILSKQQSKEMYLLNASGLKQYALTHKELISAKNEDIHRYIQVVDKLGQEDKINYTDMIENFANYQDIFEVENTIDIVPLYVKMPQIGDL is encoded by the coding sequence ATGAATGTTTATTTAGATACTTGTGCTGATGATTTAGTTTTAATTTTATTTGATGATACCTTTAAAGTCAAAGATCATCTTTTAATTAGTGGCGTGAAAAAGAAAGTTGAACTTTTAACAATAAAGTTTGATGAACTTCTTCAAAGAAATAACTTAAATGTCAACAACATTGATAAGTTTTATTTAAACAAAGGACCAGGTTTTTTTACCGGAGTGAGAATTGCTTTGGTGTTTGCTCGAACAATTGCTTTGTGAAATAATAAATTAATTTTAACCACTAACTCTTTTGCCATTTTAAGCAAACAACAAAGTAAAGAAATGTATTTACTAAACGCCAGCGGTTTAAAACAGTACGCTTTAACTCACAAGGAATTAATTAGTGCTAAAAATGAAGATATTCATCGCTACATTCAGGTAGTTGATAAATTAGGTCAGGAAGATAAAATCAACTATACTGATATGATTGAAAATTTTGCAAATTATCAAGATATTTTTGAAGTTGAAAACACCATTGACATTGTCCCTCTTTATGTCAAAATGCCACAGATTGGAGATTTATAA
- the tsaE gene encoding tRNA (adenosine(37)-N6)-threonylcarbamoyltransferase complex ATPase subunit type 1 TsaE: MNQNISKYQLISNNPVDLEQFINELYPEIQECQIILLQGDLGAGKTTFVRYLAKKIGIKQNVTSPSFSYMKTYDGLVHIDLYNYKGDIEEFEDYFEDNIVAIEWANLRKLNFQKYILINASIDKDNHIFEVSVVK; this comes from the coding sequence ATGAATCAAAACATTAGTAAATATCAATTAATAAGTAATAATCCTGTAGATTTGGAACAATTTATCAATGAACTTTATCCAGAAATTCAAGAATGTCAAATCATTTTACTTCAAGGTGATTTAGGTGCTGGAAAAACCACTTTTGTCAGATATTTAGCTAAAAAAATCGGCATTAAGCAAAATGTAACTAGTCCAAGTTTTTCTTACATGAAAACTTATGATGGTTTAGTGCATATTGATTTATACAATTACAAAGGTGATATAGAAGAATTTGAAGATTATTTTGAAGATAATATCGTTGCTATTGAGTGAGCTAATTTAAGAAAATTAAACTTTCAAAAATACATCTTAATTAATGCTTCTATTGACAAAGATAATCATATTTTTGAAGTAAGCGTGGTGAAATAA
- the rpsP gene encoding 30S ribosomal protein S16, whose protein sequence is MVKIRLRRMGSKFRPVYKIVAADARAPRDGRFIEALGHYNPSTKELVLNKEATAAWLSKGAQPTVTVSNLFRANKLTAELKK, encoded by the coding sequence ATGGTAAAAATTAGACTTAGACGTATGGGAAGCAAATTCAGACCAGTTTACAAAATTGTAGCTGCTGATGCTCGTGCTCCTCGTGATGGAAGATTCATTGAAGCTTTAGGACACTACAACCCTTCAACCAAAGAACTTGTTTTAAATAAAGAAGCTACAGCAGCATGACTTTCTAAAGGTGCTCAACCTACTGTAACAGTATCAAATCTTTTTAGAGCTAACAAATTAACAGCTGAATTAAAAAAATAA
- the trmD gene encoding tRNA (guanosine(37)-N1)-methyltransferase TrmD has protein sequence MKINFLTLFPKYFEPFKSESIINKAIERNLLDVNIVDFRAFSKSKHHKVDDEIYGGGHGLLLQVEPIDLALDSLENRGGYKVLVSPQGKVFNQQMAHELSKYSQITFICGRYEGFDERVVDLVDIELSIGDYVLTGGELPAMVMADSITRLVDGVIREESHQYESFQGIGLLDYPQYTRPREYKGMKVPEVLFNGNHSEIEKWKRQAQWEKTLKNRPDIIERIKHEK, from the coding sequence ATGAAAATTAATTTTTTAACCCTATTTCCAAAATACTTTGAACCATTTAAATCTGAAAGTATCATCAATAAAGCAATTGAAAGAAATCTTTTAGATGTTAATATTGTGGACTTTCGTGCTTTTAGTAAAAGTAAACATCATAAAGTAGATGATGAAATTTACGGTGGTGGACATGGTTTATTGTTGCAAGTTGAACCAATTGATTTAGCGCTAGATTCTTTAGAAAACCGCGGTGGATATAAAGTATTAGTATCGCCACAAGGGAAAGTTTTTAATCAACAAATGGCTCACGAACTTTCAAAATATTCACAAATAACTTTTATTTGTGGCCGTTATGAAGGTTTTGATGAAAGAGTAGTTGATTTAGTTGATATTGAACTTTCAATTGGAGATTATGTGTTAACTGGTGGAGAATTACCAGCCATGGTAATGGCAGATTCAATTACTCGACTAGTTGATGGAGTTATTCGCGAAGAATCACATCAATACGAATCATTTCAAGGAATAGGTTTATTGGATTATCCTCAATACACTAGACCAAGAGAATATAAAGGAATGAAAGTTCCGGAAGTACTTTTTAATGGTAATCATAGTGAAATAGAAAAATGAAAACGTCAGGCCCAATGAGAGAAAACCCTCAAAAATCGCCCTGACATAATTGAAAGGATTAAACATGAGAAATAA
- the rplS gene encoding 50S ribosomal protein L19, translating to MRNKLMELVEETQLRTDLVAFETGDNVRVHVRIREGEKERIQVFEGLVISKKESGTRETFTVRKMSYGVGVERTFPLNSPLIASIEVVRSNKVRRHRLYFMRNRTGKSARLKEIKR from the coding sequence ATGAGAAATAAATTAATGGAGCTTGTTGAAGAAACACAATTACGTACTGATTTAGTGGCTTTTGAAACTGGAGATAACGTTAGAGTTCACGTTCGTATTCGTGAAGGTGAAAAAGAACGTATCCAAGTATTCGAAGGGCTTGTTATTTCTAAAAAAGAATCAGGTACTAGAGAAACCTTTACAGTTAGAAAAATGTCATATGGTGTAGGAGTTGAAAGAACTTTCCCTTTAAACTCACCACTTATTGCAAGTATTGAAGTTGTTCGTTCAAATAAAGTTAGAAGACACAGACTTTACTTCATGAGAAACCGTACAGGAAAAAGTGCACGTCTTAAAGAAATTAAAAGATAA
- a CDS encoding GntR family transcriptional regulator, protein MKYSKNDISKTQEIIDYLLDLIKTKKIPTNKVMPSEHALMHRFECSRGVVVSAYNKLAALGAVYSINKRGHFVAENFHNLIKPLSYMLKADSQSGIEVTNEIKEPQWFETKNVIFVNGWRAFTKEYFKENQKIAEATIYVSNNLFNSVDQLDLTSSITDALLKAKMLNNMIYFLEYQKVNKFEHEKLVVINFYGYDTESISIAGTMYVHPDHFQFFHQEFGSVNKIS, encoded by the coding sequence ATGAAATATTCTAAAAACGACATTAGCAAAACCCAAGAAATTATTGATTATTTACTTGATTTAATTAAGACAAAGAAAATCCCAACCAACAAAGTTATGCCTTCTGAGCATGCTTTAATGCATCGTTTTGAATGCTCTAGAGGAGTAGTAGTGAGCGCTTACAATAAGTTAGCCGCTTTAGGAGCTGTTTACTCAATTAACAAACGTGGTCACTTTGTGGCTGAGAACTTTCACAATCTCATCAAACCGCTTTCATACATGCTAAAAGCCGATTCTCAAAGCGGAATTGAAGTAACTAATGAAATTAAAGAACCGCAATGATTTGAGACTAAAAACGTTATTTTTGTAAATGGTTGAAGAGCTTTTACCAAAGAGTATTTTAAAGAAAATCAAAAAATTGCTGAAGCAACCATTTATGTTTCAAACAATTTATTTAACAGTGTTGATCAATTAGATTTAACCTCATCAATAACTGATGCTTTATTAAAAGCTAAAATGCTCAATAACATGATTTATTTTTTAGAATATCAAAAAGTTAATAAGTTTGAACATGAAAAATTAGTTGTAATTAATTTTTATGGTTATGATACCGAATCAATATCAATAGCTGGTACAATGTATGTACATCCAGATCATTTCCAATTTTTCCACCAAGAATTTGGTTCAGTTAATAAAATTTCATAA
- a CDS encoding ROK family protein: MYKKAVVDIGGTNTRFAIIDNGQIIFKEKFSTNSNNAYETLEKIIALATKHQISALAMCLPGPADYKNGIILDTPNLPSWRHLNVKAHILNNSNVKVVVCENDANAAGLGAHNKYNISGTHTQFFTLSTGFGGGLIIDNKIVVGHNYQAQEIAKMPLGPHKEPFFHLSPYASEIYLSGSGWALQAQNKGINASAKDVLTDYKANKDYAVEIINNAVETLTKAIAITAAFVNPNLIVFSGPISVNAPFIIQEAFNKAKELMWSSQAQVLDFKIDDLGEDLALFGLNELI; this comes from the coding sequence ATGTATAAAAAAGCAGTTGTAGACATTGGTGGTACAAACACTCGTTTTGCCATCATTGATAATGGACAAATTATTTTTAAAGAAAAATTCTCAACTAACTCAAATAATGCTTATGAAACTTTAGAAAAAATAATTGCGCTAGCAACAAAACATCAAATTTCTGCATTAGCTATGTGTTTACCTGGACCTGCAGATTATAAAAACGGAATTATTTTAGATACTCCAAATCTACCTAGTTGAAGACACTTGAATGTAAAAGCACACATTCTAAACAATTCTAATGTTAAGGTAGTTGTGTGTGAAAACGATGCTAACGCCGCTGGACTAGGAGCTCACAACAAATATAACATTAGTGGAACTCATACTCAGTTTTTCACATTAAGTACTGGATTTGGTGGAGGATTAATTATTGATAATAAAATTGTTGTAGGACATAATTATCAAGCTCAAGAAATTGCCAAAATGCCTTTAGGACCACACAAAGAACCTTTCTTTCACTTAAGTCCTTATGCAAGTGAAATTTATCTTTCAGGTTCAGGATGAGCTTTACAAGCTCAAAATAAAGGCATTAACGCTAGTGCTAAAGATGTATTGACCGATTATAAAGCAAACAAAGATTATGCTGTTGAAATTATTAATAATGCAGTTGAAACATTAACTAAAGCTATCGCCATTACAGCTGCTTTTGTAAATCCTAATTTAATTGTTTTTAGCGGGCCTATTTCTGTTAATGCTCCTTTTATTATTCAAGAAGCATTCAATAAAGCCAAAGAATTAATGTGATCTTCACAAGCACAAGTTTTAGATTTTAAAATTGATGATCTTGGAGAAGATTTAGCATTATTTGGTTTAAACGAATTAATTTAA